The following DNA comes from Synergistota bacterium.
CTCCTTCTCCTCCTCGCTTTCAAAGACTATAACGTGCGTAATTGAAAATCTCTTAAGGCTTTTGACCTGTTTAACTCCAAGAACTACCCCTCTTCTTAAAAGAGGATTACCATCCGGGGTATAGATACTTCTTGCCAGGATCATTTCTCCCTTAACATCGTCGAGGTTTATTACCTTCAAGGGCCTTTACCACTTTCTGAATCGCTTCCTCGGGTGAAGAAGCGAAATCAACGAAACTATACTTAGAGGAGTAATATCTTATCCTCGCCATTTCCCTATCGTTCTGGGGAACTCCTACGGTAATTTTTTCGAGAAAAACTGAATATGCAAAGGTGAGACCACCAGAAGAGACAACCGCGGAGGAGATCCTATAAAGCGGGGAGAGATCTCGAAGAGATCGATAAAGACGCAAATTACTCGGGAGATCTCTTTTCTCAAAAAGGTTATAGTCCGGATTAAGAGGACCGAAGACGACATGGAAGTTAAGTCCAAAGGAGCTCGTCCTTTTAATTAGGCTCTCTACCGCTCTCCTTGTATAGGACCTTGGATCTGATCCTCCGAAAGCTATGAGAATGTCTATATCTTCTACAGCCTCCCCTTTAAGAAGCCTTATATTCTTAGGAGGATAAACGTAATCCCAGCCGCTAAAAATATAAGTCGCTTTTGCCCCTGCAGACTCAAGGGGAAGAAAATCGGGATAAATTAGAACATCAACCTTTTCACGGAAATCCCCGCGATTATCGAAAAGAACCCTTATTGAATCAGACGATAAAGATGACATTTCAGTTGCAGGATCAACTTCATCGGGAAGATCAATAATGACCATATCAGCCCCTCTCCTACCAGATCCAAAGGAAACCCTTATTCCTCTCTCTCTCAAATCTGAGGCAATAAAAAGAGATCTATAAACATGACCAAGACCGCTCCTTCTCGATCCCCCGCACAGAAAAGCAACAGATGGATTCTCACGCTCTTTTAAAAGCCTAACGAGGATCCTAAGAAGCTGAGGTTCTCTATAGCTTTCCATTCCTCTCCCTCAAGATCTCGAGGAAAATATCTGCAAGAACCGGATCAAACTGCTTTCCCCGATTTTCCCTTATCTCCCGCATTGCCTTCTCAAGCGAGAGAGCGCTTCTATAAGGTCTATCTGAAACCATGGCATCAAAGGAATCAGCGAGTGATAAAATCCTAACGCCTATGGGGATCTCCTCACCCTTAAGGCCATCAGGATACCCCTTACCATCCCATCTCTCATGATGCCACCTCACCCACTTCGCAACCTCTTTAAAGAGAGAGATAGGTCTTAATATCTCCTCTCCGAGAATGGGGTGCTTTTTAACCATATCATACTCCTCATCCGTGAGCTTCCCCGGCTTGTTAAGTATTCTTCCAGGAACTCCTATCTTGCCTATATCATGTAGCACCGCAGCATACCTCAGATTCTTCTTGTCCTTAGGGCTTAGCCCAACCTTATCTGCCAGAAGCAGTGCCCACTTCATAACCCTCTCGCAGTGTCCATGAGTATAAGGATCCTTCATTTCTATCGTTTTCGCAAGCGCCAGCGTTATAGAGAAATAAAGCTCCTCTCTTTCCAAAACGTGAGCAAATAGATTCGCAAGTATAGTGAGAGCCTCTATATCTTGTGGCAGTATCTTCTCCCCTGTGGTTGTAACCGTAAGAACGCCATATATTTTGCCGTCTTTCTTTATCGGCACAGAAAGCTGTCCCTTTACTCTATCATCCCACTTAAGATAAAGAGGATCCTTTTCAACATCTCGCGCTATATAGGGTCTTTCGGTGCGGAAGACCTCAGAAACTATGTTACTTTCGCTAAGAGCAATCTCCCTGTCTTTGAATTCCTCAGGAAGACCACACGAGGCAATCTGATGAAGATATCCATCCTTTTCAAGCAAAAGCATCACTGATAGATATTTTAACTCCTTACAAAGCATTTTAACGAGCTCATTAGCCGCTTCTTCCATCTCAACGAGAGCGGTGAACCTCCTTGAAATCCCATAAAGTAGAAGCAAACGTGAGTGCGTCGCCCTAAGCGACTGTAGATATCTGATTCTCTCCATAGAGACCTCCATAAGTCCAGCTATGGCCTTCATGATCTCTAGATCCTCCTCATCAAACCTTTCTACTTCCTCACCTTCTATTACTATCACTCCCACAACTTTATCGCGAAGCTTAAGCGGTACCGCCATACCGCTACACATCATCGGACAAACCGCTTTGTGAGATGAGCAGGTAAAATCCTTGACCACAACGGGCTCCCCCGTCAAAAAAGCTTTCTCTACCATACTATTTCCATCAAACCTGAGCTCCAGTCCCTCACACCTCCCACTTAGCTTACCCGCACCGCAGATGTGCTTGAGCGACTCTCCCTCCTTTAAGAAGATAGCCACATTAACCGCTCTTAAATGATGCATTATTAGAGAAACAAGGGTTTCCATAAATTCCTTTTCACTGCCGTATCTTCTCCCGAGGTTGCGAGCTACATCATAGAGAATGAAGAATCTCCTGTTTGTCTTCTGAAGGGATGTTATAATTTCCGCCTTACTCAAGAATACCGCCATCTTAAGGGCGATGACCCTCCAGAAGTTAGTTTCCACTTCCAGATCGCTCTTTCCATAAAGAACTTTGACCCGGAGCACGCCCCGATTCTCAGTGCCATAAGAAATAGGAGTATAAAGAAACTCACCTTTCCTCAAGACATCCCTTTTCTCAAAAACCTCCTCTAAAGCATAAGCGATATCCTCACCCACATCTTCCAAAACCACCGTTTCAGAAACAAGCTTGACCTCCTTAAAGCTTCCTTTATCATAAATGAAAACTCTCACATCGCTATCTTTCATGCGCCACTTAAAAAACAAAATGGCTTCCTTTAAAACCGCAAGCTTCGTCAAAGCGCTACCAAGCTTTGAAGCAAATTCGGCTATTATGCGTCCAAATTCCTCCCTTCTTCTTATCCTTTTAACATCGTATAAATAAACCTTCCATACGAGAAAGGCAAGCAAAAGCAATATTAGAAGATCTATCCAATCTCTGTGAACGGAAAAGCCAAAGAAAGCGAGTAGAAATCCAATAATTACTCCAATAAGCAAGCCGAAAGCGCCTCTCACCGCTCCATCATCCCCCCTTTCATCCTCTTTAATATCTCCCATTCAGGATCCCTCCATAGAAATCCTACCTCAGGTAAAAGAGAACCCATATACTTGCTTCTCGCTTTCTCGTAGTCCCTGATTTCCCTGCCTTTAACCTCATGAAACACGAGCTGTGCTATCCTCGTTCCAGGGTAAAGATAAAGAGGCGCTACTCCAAGGTTAGCGAGCTCAAGTGTTATAACTCCCCTGTATCCTGGTGAGACGACGGTAGCGGTGGCAACAACGAGTCCCAATCTCCCCCATGAAGACCTTCCCTCAACGTAAGCCATATACCTATCGCTCAATGCTATATACTCAAGGGTACTCGAGAGGGCAAAGTCCCCAGGGTGGAGAACAAAAGCTTGTCCCGGCTCAAGAAAAACTCTCTCGCCAAGCATAGGCAAAAAGGGGGCATCTCCTCCAAGAGGGTCAAAAGCCCCCATAACTCTCTTTCTGAAGAGAACGAAATCAAGCCCTAACCTTACATCGAGGCTTCCTTTTCCCACCTGAAGAGAGGAGTCAAGCAAGGGTATTACCTTTATATCGCCGCTTTCTAAAGCCTTAATTATCTCCTGAGAGGGAATTACCGACATCCTGGAATTTACGCCACTCCTTTCTAAAAGCCCTCAGTTTCAAGGTCGTTAAAATAAGCTCGCTTATTTCCTTTCTCTCGGCTCCGCTTGAGATTGCTTTCCAGCCCGCATTAAATATTTCAGGAAGAGAGAAATCGATGGGAGGAATGGAATCCTGAAGTAAAAGAGAAGCGATATCCACTCGCTCAAAAGTAGGAACATCAAAACGTTGAATCAAAGAGATCCTGCTATCACCGTTGGGGAAAAGCGTTTCTCTTAAAGCAAACCTATAGGCGTCGCCATATCTCGAGAGAGAAGCGATATCCGCGGATTCTATGTCTTTTCCCCTCCACCGCAGGTAGAGAGAATAGAGGTAAGGATACAGCAATGGTTCCTCCGGAAATCCCTCAGGTAGCAACACCAGAAAGAAGTCATCGACGGGATAAAAGGTAGGACGTATGCCATCATAGATTGAGACTATTGGCTTAACCCCACATTCCTCCTCCAGATAAGCTTTAAGAGCCCATGGAACACCGGTACCACAACCTCGAAGGAGATAGCGAAAGAGACGCTCTAAGAGCACGATCGCTCTTTCATCTACACCCAGTGTAAGCTTTTGTTTTATGTACCTCAATCCCTCCCTGACGGTGGATAAGCATATGGGGAGCTTTTCGAACTCCTCTATATCAGCTCTTAGCTTCTTTAACCTGTACATCATAAGGTCTTCCATAACAAACTCATTATAGCATATGTGCGAAAAATAAAGGGAGAACCTCTAAAACGGGAGGTTCTCCCTATTTTCCCTTTCTGGTGGAGCTGGCGGGAATTGAACCCGCGACCTCTTCCATGCCAAGGAAGCGCGCTCCCACTGCGCCACAGCCCCAAAAGTCATATGTTATTATAAGGTCAGAGAAAGAACTTGTCAAGCAAGAATAGGATTTTCCTAAAGCAGGTGTCTACGGAGTATGAGCAAGAAAACGGGAAGCGTAAGGAAAAAGCTTCCTATCCATCTCAGCTCCAGGGATCCAAAAGAGCATCCTCCACCGCTTTTCCGCATTACTATAAGATCTTTCTCCACAACGGCGTATTGATTTGTGGAACCAAGAATTTTCATCACTATTTTATGAACCCCAGGTTCATCCGGTATAAGCGAAACTCTAATCGGATGATAGCTATGAGGCTCTATTCCCGGTATATACTCCTGATCGAATATAACTTTGGTTCCATCAGGCTTCTCGTCGTAGAAATTAACAAAAGCATCAACAACGCTCTGATCTGATGTGTTCTGTATATCCGCGAAGACATCCAGCCTTTCTCCTATCATCACCTTGGGCGAACTGAACTCCAGCTTACCATCGAGCTCCTTAAGCAAATCCTCTCCCGAATAAATCCCTACTACTGTCTGAGGCTTCGTGTAAACATACACATAGAACCATCCTTCATTATTGCTGTACTCATCTTCATTATCATGCTTAGGTATTTCTTTTATCTCATCATCTGGATCAAGCGTTACATGAATTTTATAAAGCCCATCGGGAACGTTAGAAATATCCCATGTTATCTCAGCAAATTTCCAGTTCTTACCGTCACCAAAAGCCGGTATCTCATCAACGGTAACGGTCCCAATGGTAGTTCTGTTAGTCTCTTTTTGATGGACTGGATCATACTTAGCATACTCAAACTTTACCTTAAGATCTTTAACCGTAACATCTGCATATGTGTTATATATCGCAAAGTTATATACCCTACACTTTATCGTAACCTGCTTGGTCTCGTCCTTGTAAAGAACTTGACCCAAGGGATAACCGTTCTCATCACAGAAGAACATTCCCCTTATCTGCGTCGCATCAGGTGCGTCGTTCCTTTCCCACTCATCTTCCTCCGTTTCCTTATTTAACCTCACCCACTTCCAGAACTTGGGAAGAGCAAGCGCAGGATCGGGAGCTACACCATAGCGTGGTAGCCACCAGTTATTCAGGGTATCCTGGGAGATCTTAACCACGTAAGAAAGCTTTAGCAACCCGGTATCGGTTGTGTAAACAAACGGGTGTATCTCATAACTGTATTCCGAGTTCAAAACCGGAACCTTGATGGTAAAACCGGATGTTTTTGTTATATCCGTCTCATTTATGGTCGTATTCGTAAAGCTATCATCCCACTTGAAACGAAGCTCACCGGATACCTTAACGCCAAATATCTTCTTTATCTTCCCTCCGAGGGAGATCGAGATATCCAGATCCTTCTGATTCTTCTTCTTAAAGATACTTTTATTTCCGTTTTTGACCTCATCCGTCCAAGAAACATCCCATGTAAATTTATCCCCTCCAAGCGTAAAGCTCGTTTCCTGAGTGAGGAGATTATTTTCGTCAAAATCATCAATTTGAGAGGTATCCATTGGGTATGACATTAATATTCCATTAACGTGAACCGGTTGATACCATTCCAGATTCCTTCCAGGAACGTTAGCCGTCTCAACCGGACCAGGAACCACAACCTGATAGAATATTTGATGGCCATCATCATCCTGACGACCTATTATGGGATATCGCCATATATCCACCTCCTGACACCTAAAAGCAACATAATCATCAGTCTTCGTCGAAGCCTCTACGCCAGTTTCAGTCTCATCGAGTTCTTTCTGATAGGTTTCGTTCGTTTTATACCAGGATTGGGTAAATTTCGCCTTAACACCCTCTTGGAATTTAAAGACCTTAAGATTTACTCCTCCCTTTTCGCCCACCTTTTCGCTTCTCGCGAAGCTACTATAGGTTTTCTGCTTAGTAGTAACAGCCGATTCTTGCGTATCCTTATCCTCAAACTCGGTATAAAGGAAGGACATTCTCGTGCAGTTTATGACCTTATACTTCCCATCATCATCCTGCGTGTAATCAAGGTGTTTGGGGGGCTCCTGCATCACCACAAGAGGCGTGATCATCTTATCCATAACTATGTGCGTCGGAGGACCGAGAAGGAGACTATCATCATCCACATCACCTATGGTCATCGTTGCAAGAGCGTCGGGATTGAAATTGTCCGGTGTCACATCGGTTAGCACATAATGTAAAGCATCGTTATAGAAATAGCAGGTAAGAAGACCGAGCTTGGAAGCAGAGCCGTCATATGATTGAAATTTAAGCAAAACATAAAGAGCGTTCTTTTGATAGGGAGGATTAGTTGGCGTATATTCACCCGTTATATTACCGAAAGCAGAATCACACACCTCCATGTTAAACATCTGGAAATCCCTAAGACGCATCGTGATATGTCTAACTTTAGAATCTTGGGGAGAAACGACAAAGAGATCACCCGATACCACGTCTTTATAAAAGTTAACGATTATAATCTCCTCATTACCGTCTCCGTCTATATCGCCAGATTTAACAGCCATACCCACAAATTCATCTTCATTAACATCACAGGACTCATCTATCCTCTTTCCAAATATCTTCTTTAGATGATTATCATCCGTTACCTTATAGATTTCAACATGCGTGGGATTGAAGTAAGTATTTTCCCATTGAAGCGAAACTATCGCTATTTCATCTTTCCCATCATTATCATAATCTCCCGCCGTTATTCCATAGAAAAATGGCCTATCAAGCGGATGAAGCTGGGTCTCCTCACTCAATATTTTGTCAAAGTCAAGCGTATCGGTATCAAATTGAGTTTCGCACTTAAGCACAACAATTTTGTAGTTTTTATTATTTCCCTGAGGAATGAGAATCGCAACTTCTGGCATGCTATCTCCATCCACATCAGCAAGCGTGGCTAAGGGAGCGTAACCGTGCCAGTCCTCTCCAATACCAAGCACATCATAATCCGGTACAAAGGAGTTGAGCGATGAGAGATCACAAAGGGTTACAGTACCATTGCCTTCTACCAATATCAAGAGCGCATCATATTCGCCATCACTATTCCAGTCATAAGCAACGATCGAGGGCCTGGTCAAAGAAATACCTCCATGGGGAAAATCAAATTTATCTTTAATTTCTCCTTCCTCGCTAAAATAAGCTATGCTAACATCGGTTCTATTCGAATCATCCATCCCCGCTAATACGAATAGAGAGTCATCGGCATACACGGTGCTTCTGGAATATCCTTGTAGGAAAATAGACGCTGGATATTTCTTATAATTAGTAGCTTTCCACGGCAGAGAAATGGTGTTAACGGTAAAACTGCTATCCTTATATGGAAAACTCTTTTTATCGCGGGGATTTAGTATATGCAAGGTAACTGACCCGCTTTTAGGATCCAAAGTGGCGATGAATATCTCCTTATCCTCCGCTACGCTATATTTCCCAGCGTAGGGATCGTTCGAGGCAAGCCTATCAGCAAAAGATGTCCCGACGATAAGAAGCGCAAACAGGATTACGATTACGACTATCCCCATGCTCTTAACCGCTTTCTTCCAGACACAGGACATTTTCGCTCACCTCTTTTATGGAATTGATAAAATAATAAATGAAGATGAG
Coding sequences within:
- a CDS encoding GAF domain-containing protein → MGDIKEDERGDDGAVRGAFGLLIGVIIGFLLAFFGFSVHRDWIDLLILLLLAFLVWKVYLYDVKRIRRREEFGRIIAEFASKLGSALTKLAVLKEAILFFKWRMKDSDVRVFIYDKGSFKEVKLVSETVVLEDVGEDIAYALEEVFEKRDVLRKGEFLYTPISYGTENRGVLRVKVLYGKSDLEVETNFWRVIALKMAVFLSKAEIITSLQKTNRRFFILYDVARNLGRRYGSEKEFMETLVSLIMHHLRAVNVAIFLKEGESLKHICGAGKLSGRCEGLELRFDGNSMVEKAFLTGEPVVVKDFTCSSHKAVCPMMCSGMAVPLKLRDKVVGVIVIEGEEVERFDEEDLEIMKAIAGLMEVSMERIRYLQSLRATHSRLLLLYGISRRFTALVEMEEAANELVKMLCKELKYLSVMLLLEKDGYLHQIASCGLPEEFKDREIALSESNIVSEVFRTERPYIARDVEKDPLYLKWDDRVKGQLSVPIKKDGKIYGVLTVTTTGEKILPQDIEALTILANLFAHVLEREELYFSITLALAKTIEMKDPYTHGHCERVMKWALLLADKVGLSPKDKKNLRYAAVLHDIGKIGVPGRILNKPGKLTDEEYDMVKKHPILGEEILRPISLFKEVAKWVRWHHERWDGKGYPDGLKGEEIPIGVRILSLADSFDAMVSDRPYRSALSLEKAMREIRENRGKQFDPVLADIFLEILRERNGKL
- the dcd gene encoding dCTP deaminase, with product MSVIPSQEIIKALESGDIKVIPLLDSSLQVGKGSLDVRLGLDFVLFRKRVMGAFDPLGGDAPFLPMLGERVFLEPGQAFVLHPGDFALSSTLEYIALSDRYMAYVEGRSSWGRLGLVVATATVVSPGYRGVITLELANLGVAPLYLYPGTRIAQLVFHEVKGREIRDYEKARSKYMGSLLPEVGFLWRDPEWEILKRMKGGMMER